The following proteins come from a genomic window of candidate division KSB1 bacterium:
- a CDS encoding FAD-binding protein → GSIAVRPFGGMKIERTWFAADKTGFHMLHTLFQTSLKYDPIIRYDEWFVTKLLLDDGRCQGVVAIELATGRIQAITAKAVIVSTGGCGKVFPFTTNANIKNGDGMALAYRAGVPLKDMEFVQYHPTGLPFTGILITEASRSEGGWLLNKDGYRYLQDYDLGKPEPKPVLRSMELGPRDRLSQAFVKEQEKGRTLEGEYGHYVHLDLRHLGEKVINTQLPFVRELCLKYENIDPVKEMIPVRPVVHYMMGGIHTDIQGATPMKGLYAAGECACVSINGANRLGSNSLTELLVFGARAGKAAAHFASDQQDPSSTLDALAADEAKRIEKQFFRNDGGKETIAVLRKEMHQTMEAGVGIYRDQASLKKSQEIIRNLQERFLNLAIADHSLTFNTELVAAIELSYMIDVAETIVQSALNRTESRGSHQRTDHPKRDDEKFLSHSLAYKTEKGAPRIEYLPVTITRWPPGERVYGK, encoded by the coding sequence GGCTCGATTGCGGTGCGCCCTTTTGGCGGCATGAAGATCGAGCGCACCTGGTTTGCGGCCGACAAGACCGGCTTTCATATGCTCCACACTCTATTCCAAACCAGCCTCAAATATGACCCCATCATAAGATATGACGAATGGTTTGTCACCAAACTTCTGCTGGATGACGGCCGCTGTCAGGGCGTGGTCGCCATCGAGCTGGCCACCGGCAGAATTCAAGCCATCACTGCAAAAGCCGTCATCGTCAGCACCGGCGGCTGCGGTAAAGTTTTTCCGTTTACCACCAATGCGAACATCAAGAATGGCGACGGCATGGCGCTTGCCTATCGCGCCGGGGTGCCGCTGAAGGATATGGAGTTCGTCCAGTACCACCCCACCGGCCTGCCGTTTACCGGAATTCTGATTACCGAAGCATCCCGCTCCGAAGGAGGGTGGCTGCTCAACAAAGACGGCTATCGCTATTTGCAGGATTATGATCTCGGTAAGCCCGAACCCAAGCCGGTTCTGCGCTCGATGGAGCTCGGGCCGCGCGATCGGCTGTCGCAGGCTTTCGTCAAAGAGCAGGAAAAAGGCCGAACGCTGGAAGGGGAATATGGTCATTATGTTCATCTCGATCTGCGCCATTTGGGTGAAAAAGTCATCAATACCCAATTGCCGTTTGTGCGCGAGCTCTGTCTGAAATACGAAAATATCGATCCGGTGAAAGAGATGATTCCGGTGCGGCCGGTGGTGCATTACATGATGGGTGGGATTCATACGGACATTCAGGGTGCAACGCCGATGAAAGGCTTATATGCAGCAGGCGAGTGTGCCTGCGTCAGCATCAACGGCGCGAATCGGCTCGGTTCTAATTCTCTCACCGAATTGCTGGTCTTTGGCGCCCGGGCCGGTAAGGCGGCGGCCCACTTCGCATCTGATCAACAGGATCCCAGCTCAACCCTGGATGCACTGGCAGCCGATGAGGCAAAACGGATCGAAAAGCAATTTTTCAGGAATGACGGAGGAAAAGAAACAATCGCCGTACTTAGAAAAGAGATGCATCAGACCATGGAAGCGGGTGTCGGTATTTACCGCGATCAAGCTTCTCTGAAGAAATCGCAAGAGATCATCCGAAATCTGCAGGAGCGATTCTTAAATCTTGCGATCGCGGATCACAGCTTGACCTTTAACACCGAACTGGTCGCTGCCATCGAGCTTTCGTACATGATCGATGTGGCTGAAACCATTGTGCAATCCGCCCTCAACAGAACGGAATCGCGCGGCTCCCACCAACGCACGGATCATCCAAAACGGGACGACGAGAAATTTCTATCGCATAGTTTGGCATATAAAACCGAAAAGGGAGCGCCACGAATTGAATATCTACCGGTGACTATTACGCGCTGGCCGCCAGGGGAACGGGTTTACGGCAAGTAG